DNA from Algisphaera agarilytica:
CGGCGAACCGCTCGTCGAACTCGACGCCGACAACCCCATGGTCCCCGCGTCGAACATGAAGCTCATCACCACCGCCGCGGCGCTCACCCGCCTCGGCCCCGACTTCAAGTTCAGCACCCGGCTCTCGCTCATTCCCCCCACCGAAACCGAAGCCCCCGCCAGCGCCTCGGCCCGCGACCTCGCCAAAACCGCCACGCTCCCCTCGCTGCTCATCCGCGGTGAGGGCGACCCCGCGTTCGGCGACCCCGTGCTGCTCGCCCAGGCCGGCTTCGAAGTCGACGACCTGATCGACATCTGGATCAAGGCCATCGTCGACACCGGCCACACCCGCTTCGATCAGCTCCTGCTCGACGACCTGATCTTCGACGCCGTCCGCGTCCACCCCGATTGGCCCGCCGACCAGCTCCACTACTACTACTGTGCCCAGATCGGCGCGATCAACTTCCACGAAAACGTCATGGCCGTGCTGCCCGTGCCGTCCGACGCGGTCGGCCAATCGCCCATCGTCCAGCTCTTCCCCTACTACACCGGGCTCCCCACCCAGAACCGCGCGACCACCGGCAACGTCGACGACTTCCGCATCCAACGCCCCAACGGCACCAACCGCTTCGTCTTCCTCGGCAGCGTCCGCAACCGCCGGTCCGAGCCCTACCGCGTCACCGTCGACGACCCCGCGATGTTCCTGGGCAAGTTCCTGCAGTACAAACTCAAGCAAGTCGGCATCCGCGTGAACCGCGTCGTCCGCGTCAAGCCCAGCGACCGCGTCCCCGAACAAGACACCGAGATCCTCCACCAGCTCAACACCACGCTGGCCGGCGTGATCGACCGCACCAACCAGGACTCGCAGAACATGTTTGCCGAGGCCTTGCTCAAACGCATGGGCCACGAACTCACCGGCGAGCCCGGGAGCTTCCGCAACGGCGCCTCGGCCGTCCGCCTCTACCTCCGCGACAAACTCGCGTCCCGCGTCGGGCTCACCGCGGTCCGCGTCTCCGACGGCTCGGGCCTCTCGCCCAACAACCGCGCCACCGCCCGTGTCCTGGTCGAAGTTCTCAGCGCGATGCGCCAAGACGACACGCTCGGCCCGATCTTCGCCGCGTCGCTGTCCCACGCCGGGCACAACGGTACGCTCCGCCAACGCCTCCGCGACCTCCGCGCCGATGTCTACGGCAAGTCCGGCTACCTCGGGGCCTCGGCCAACTACGCCTCGACCCTCTCGGGCTACATCGTCCGGCCCGACGGCCGAACCTACGCCTTCGCCATGCTCTTCAACGGCTTCCAGCCGCCCATCACCAGCACCCGCATCAAACAGGTCCAGGACCAGATCCTGACCAAGATCGACGAGTCGATCTCACGCGTCCGCAACTAACCGCGCGTTTAGCGGGCGACGCGAAGCGTCCCGCGCAAACAATCCCAAATTGCCAAAGAGCGAACCCGTGTCCCCCGCACCACCCGCTGCCGTGGCCGGCGTGGGGTGGGTGGGTGGGATTCAGTTGAACCGCGAAGACGCGAAGGACGCGAAGGCAAACCATTAGTTTGAATTCAATCTCATCTGCCTTGCTTCGCGCTCTTCGCGCCTTCGCGGTTCAACCTTTCCCCGAACACGGACCCTCGACCAACGACGACGGGTTCCGACCTTGAGCGATCCCGGCAAGGTGGTGAGCTCAAGCGTCGCCACGCACCCGACGTGTGCGTCAGCCCGGTTCCACGGGTATGGGCGTGCTTGGTGCCTTGCCTGTGCGGCCTTCACGCCTTGAGTGCCACCGTGGTCCGACATTGGGGGACAGAACGGGTCAGGTGTGCGCACGGACAAGTCGCTAATTTCACGGAAGTGAGTACTGACAAGGAGTAAGAATTTTTCTGCGTTGATGATTTTCTGGGTTGCGGCCCGACCGACCGTGCGCACACGAGTGACGCTGCCTTGGCCCCCTCTCCCCCCGGGAGAGGGTTGGGGTGAGGGCACCCGCCATGAACCTGGCCACACCCTGCGCACGAGAACTTCAACCCGCCCTCACCCCGGCCCTCTCCCGGAGGGAGAGGGGGCAAGACTGATCCGTAGCGTTATTCGCAGGGCTACAATCGCGGTGTCCCTTCGGTTCCATCCCCTCCACGAAAGCCTCCCATGAATTACCGCGTCCTCGGCCGCACCGGCGTCAAAGTCCACCCGCTCTGCCTCGGCACCATGAACTTCGGCAGCTTCACCCCGCCCGAAGACGCCCACGCCATCCTCAACGCCTACACCGAAGGCGGCGGCAACTTTGTCGACACCGCCAACGTCTACAACAACGGCCAAAGCGAATCCATCATCGGCGACTGGATGGCGAACGAAAACAACCGTGACGAATTCGTCCTCTCCACCAAAGTCCACGGCAAGCGCGGCGAGAACATCAACCAACAAGGCAACCACCGCTGGCACATCGTCCGCGAAGTCGAAGAATCGCTGAAGCGTCTGAAGACCGACCGCATCGACCTGTACCACATCCACCGCCCCGACCCCGACACGCCGATTGATCAGACGCTGCGAGCGCTCGACGATCTGGTCCGCTCGGGCAAGGTGCTGTACCTGGCGAGTTCGACCTTCCCCGCCTGGGAGTTGGCCGAGGCCCACTTCATCGCCAAGGAGCTCGGCACCGCGCGCTTCGACGTCGAGCAACCCCCGCTGAACATCATCGACCGGCGGATCGAAAAGGAAGTCCTGCCGTTCTGCCAGCGCTACGACGTGGCGACGATCACCTGGGCCCCGCTGGCGCGTGGCCGCTTGGCCGGCAAGTACACCCGCGGCGGCCGATCGATCCCCGACGGCTCGTACTACCAGAGCCGCGGCAAGGACGACTTCCCGCCCAGCCAATGGCCGGTCATGGAGGGCGTCGACAAATTGGCAGACGAGCGCGGCTGCACCAGCAGCCAGTTCTCCATCGCCTGGTGCTTGTCGGTCCCCGGCGTCACCTGCCCCATCCTTGGCCCCCGCACCGTCGAACAACTCCAAGACAACATGGGCGCCGCCGACATCGAACTCACCCAAGCCGAGCGCGACGCCGTCGACAACCTCGTCCCCCCCGGCGAACTCTGCCGCGACGCGGGACTCGGTGCGGTGCCGCGGTAAACCGTGAACGTGAACGAGAACCGGCAATACATCAGCAATTTGAATTATTGATCGTGGTCTCCTTGAATCCGACGAGCCGCCCGCTGCGAATCCATTGATGAACTTCGGGAAGAGCCAAACCTTGGCTGCGGGCTGACGAATCACTCAAGACGAGACCCTATAAATGATCACCTATCGACAATCGTTTGCGAGTTTGACTTGGGCGCTTGGGGTTATGTTTGGAATGGGTGTGCCTGCCCACGCCGAAGACTCGGCATCCGAGACCGAGGCTGCCGCGGTGTTCCTCTTAACCGACTATACCGATCCCCAGAGCAACGACCGATGGGCCGTGGTGAACGACAACGTGATGGGCGGACGGTCCGAGGGCGATGTGTCGTTCGACGCCGATGAGCCCGGCGTCATGGTCATGACCGGCGACATCAACACCAACGGCGGCGGATTCACTTCCGTGCGGATGAATCTTGATGCTGAACTCTTCGCGTCGGAGGCTGGGGCTGCGGTGTTGGATGATCTGCAGGCCGTCCGACTGCGGGTCCGCGGCGATGCGGCTTCGCTGGGCAGACCTTTCGCGTTGCGGCTGGAAGACCGTGTGCCACGACCGCGCGGCATCAACTTCCGCACCCTTCTGCCGATCGACCAAGACGCGGACCCTAACGAGTGGCAAGAGATCACTATCCCTGTAGCCGACCTACAACCCACGTTTCGCGGCAACCGTTTGGACCCCGAGGCTTGGGCCCCGCTGGACACCTCCCAACTCGCCCGCCTCGGCCTGATCCTCAGTGACGTGGAAGACGGGCCGTACCGCCTCGAAGTCGATCGGATCGAATACTTGCGGTGATTCAGGTATTGCTCTTGAGCCACAATTTATATTCGCGTATTGCTAGGCTAGGCCTGTGATAACCGATCAAACATCGCATGTGATGTCATGTCCATCCACTAAGCGATGTCGGTTCTGTACTGCACGGCGTTCAACTTCATTGAGGAGGTGCCTATGGCTGTCAAGAAATACATCTCGAACCTCGCCCGTGCTCTGCTTGGGAAACCCTACAACAAGCTGACTGAACGCGAGAAGCGGGTGATCGATGCGATGGCGGCGGGGGAGCCGGTGGCGCAGAACGTCAATACGGTGTTTCACGAAAAATTATCCGTCGGCCAGCGGGTCGCGGACTGGATGGCGAAGGTCGCGGGGTCGTGGGGGTTCATCATCACGTTTGTGGTGATCCTGGGGAGCTGGATGACGCTCAACTCGTTCATCCTGATCCGCAACGATGTGGATGCGTTCGATCCGTACCCGTACATCCTGTTGAACCTGGTGCTGTCCACACTCGCGGCGCTGCAGGCCCCGGTGATCATGATGTCGCAGAACCGTCAATCCGAGAAGGATCGGCTCACGGCGGCGAACGCGTTTGAGGTGAGCCTGAAGACGGAGCTGGAGATTCAGCAGCTTCACAAGAAAGTGGATGAACTCACGGCCAAGCTGGTGGGAAACTCGGATGAGTCGGGGGAGAGCGAGGGGACCGGGTCGGCGTAGCCGCCCGGCTATGGGGTGATCTGAGGTTGTGGATCACATGTACCACGCCAGCATCTGGCGCCAAAACTTGGCGCGGTGGGCTTCGCCGTCCCATTCGTAGTATTGGTGGGGGATGCCTTTGCGGTGGAGGGCTTCGCTGAACTCGCGGTTGTTGGCGAGGAAGGCGTCCTCACGACCAATGACGATCGTGATGTCGAGTTTGCGGAGTTGCTCCAAACGCTCGTGGTCTTCGAGGCGGGGGATGAAGTGGCTGGGGGCGTGGTGGTAGACGAGGTCGTCGTAATGGCCGTCGAGCAGGTCGCGGAAGCTGCCGGTGTTGAGGGTGGGGTCGTATCGGCCGGAGAAGGAGATGATGCGGGAGAAAAATTGGGGTTGGCGGAGAGCGAGGGTCATGGCGTGGTAGGCGCCGAAGCTGCAGCCGTGGGCCCACATCTCGATGTGGGGGTTGAGCTTTCGGGTGAGCGGCATGACTTCGCGGAGGACGTATTCCTCGTACGCGCGGTTGCGACGCATGCGGTCGGCGGGGTTCATCCAGGTGGCGTAGAGCGCTTCGTCGTCGATGGAGTCGAGGCAGAACAGCTGCATCTGGCCGGCTTCGATGCGGGGGCGCAGCGTGCCGACGAGGCCCCAGTTTTCGTAGTCGAAGAAGCGGCCGACGCGGGTGGGGAACACGAGGACACGCGGCCCGGCGTGGCCGAAGGCGAGGAGCTCCATGTCGCGGCCGAGCGCTTGGCTGTGCCAGCGGTGGTATTCCCGCTGCATGTGGTCCTTGTGGGTTGGGGGCGTGGGTTCGGGACAGGTAGAAGATGATGAGAACAGAACGGCGATCTTTGATCGCCCGCTAAACGGGGTTGGCGTTGGCGGGTTGGGAGAGCCAGGCGACGTCGTCGCGGACGGCCTGGGCCCAGAGTTGGTAGCCGGCGGGGCTGAGGTGCAGGCCGTCGTCGGCAAAGAGTTCTTTGCGGGGATTGCCGTCGGGGCCGAGCATGCGGTCGTAGATGTCGACCCAGTCGGTGCCGGGGCGGGCACGGACGGCTTCACGGGTCCAGACGTTAACCTTGCCGATGGCTTCGCGTTTGTCCCAGCGGGCGATGCTGGGCTTGATGCTGATCCAGGCGACGGGGACGCCGGGGAGGTCGGCGTCGATTTTTTTCATCAGGGCGTGGAAGCTCTTGAGGATGGCTTCGGGTGATCGGCCGTCGCCGATGTCGTTGTCCCCGGCGTAGACGACCAGGCCGGCGGGACGCGCGGGCAGGACCATGCGTTCGAAGAAGTGGTCGCAGGCTTCGAGGGTGGACCCGCCGAAGCCGAGGTTGGCGGTCCAGGTGTGGGGGAAGTCTTGCTCGAGGGTTTCCCAGAGGCGGATGGACGAGCTGCCGTAGAAGACCACGGGGCCGGCGGGGAACTGGTTGGCCACGGCCGACTCACGGCGGGCGATCGCGTCGGCAACATCGTCTTCGTACCACTGCATGGGTTTAGCGTAGCACAGCAGCTGCGCTCGGAGGGATTCAGGCGGCGTGGAAGGTGAGTTTTCCGTGTTCGGGGCCGCAGGCTTTGCAGATGTAGGTGCGGCCCTTGGCGGGTTTGCGGTGGCGGTGGTGGGTGGTTTGGCAGCCGGGGCAGGTGGCTTGGTACTTGCCTTCGGGGGCGGCGGCGGTGGCGTTGAGGCGGTTGGGGTTGGCGCCGATGCGGAGGCAGGTGGCGCGCCAGGCGGGGCCGTGGGGGGTGTAGGTATTGGGGTGATGATCCGGGGCTTCGCTTTGCTTAGCCCTCGGCTTGGAGGGGGTGGGGGGTGGGGTTAGGGCGTGGGCGATCTCGTGGAGGATGACGTCGCGGACTTCGTGTTCGTCGTTACGGGCCACGAAGGGTGCGGAGAGTTCGATGCGTTTGGTGGTGTAGTTGCACAGGCCAAGGGCGCGTTTGCGTTGGTTGAAGCGGAAGGTCCAGCCCTCGGCGACGAGGCCGTGGGTGTGCATGAGCGACTGGGCGAGTTGGCCGGCGGAGGGCAGGTCCATGGGGGGAGTGTAGCGTGGGCCCTGTGGATCGCGTCCGCCCTATCGCGCGAAAACCGCGCCGGGGATGAGCCCGGCGCGGCAGCGGGAACTTGGAAGGTCGTTATGCCTTGCGCACGTGTTCGCTCAATACCGCAACACCGAGCTCCAGGCGTTTGACTTCACGGAGCACGCGATTGCGGTTTGAACGCATGTAGAAATAGAGCTTGATAAAGCCCGTCGCGAGGCCGAAGAAAAGCGCCGAAGTCGCCCAGATCACCGTCATCCGCAAGTCGTCGGCACGGAACATGTTCACCACCGAGACGACGAACATGATCCCCGCCAACACGGTGTCGAATAACACCATGACCAGCAGCGGGCGGGACCAACCCATAAACGCGCCACCGATTTCTTCGCGGAGGGTGTCGCGGGGGATGACCACGTCAGCGGTATCCGAGCCGAGCGATTCTTTGAGCAGGTCGTCGAGGTCGTTCATGATTGGACTCCTTCTAAAAACGGTTTGAGGTTCTGTCGTGCGGTGTGCATCCGGCTCTTCACCGTGCCGCGCGGGATGTTCAGGGCAGCAGCAATCTCGATCGTCGAGAGGTCGTCGAGGTAGTGCATCGAGAGCAGCGCCCGCTGTTCGACGGGTAGTTGTTGCAGCGCGGCCAGCACCTGCTGCACACGGTCCCGGGTTTCTTCGGCGGCGGCCGATTCGTTCGCGGCGGCCAGGTCGTCGGGCAGCGGCGCACTCCGCTTGCGGTTGCGCGACTCTTTGCGGATCCAGTCCACCGACTTGTGGTTCACGATGCGGTACGCCCAGGCGGGGAATGCTGCGGGGTCGTCGAGGCGGTGCAGGCGTTTGAGGATGCCGACCCACGCTTCCTGCGTGACGTCGCGGGCGGCCTCGGCGTTGCCGGTGACGTTGCGGGCGTGGCGCCACAGACGGGCGTGCCAGCGGTCGACCAATCGGTCTCTTGCCTCGGCCCGGCCGTCCTGTGCCGCCAGGACTAACCATTCATCCGCAACTCGGTCCGGGCTTGCCATCCCCTATAGGGTCGCTCAAGCCGGCGGGCGGTTCACGATCGGCGCATAAAAAAACCCAGCGGAGTCAAGGAATGACATCCGCCGGGCTTCCGGGGGTCGGGATTGACGTTGGCCTTAACCAACTGAGTCCGAGTATAGGCACCCCATTCCGAGGGGGTATGGGGTATCTAACTGATTTAGTCCAGTTCGAAGCGATCCAGGTTCATCACCTTGTCCCACGCCGCAACGAAGTCCTTTACAAACTTGGCTTTAGCGTCGTCACACGCGTAGACCTCGGCCAACGCGCGGAGCTGAGAATTGCTGCCGAAGACCAGATCGGCTTCGGTGGCGGTCCATTTGATCTCGCCCGAAGCATCACGGCCTTCGAGGAAATGTTCGCAGCGGGACGAAACCGCCCACTTCGTGCCCATGTCCAGCAGGTTCACGAAGAAGTCGTTGGTCAGGGTTCCGGGCTGATCGGTGAACACGCCGAGCTTGCTCTGGCCGGTGTTGGCCCCGAGGACACGGAGGCCGCCCAGCAGCACGGTCATCTCCGGGACGGTGAGGGTGAGCAGGTTGGCCTTGTCGATCAGCAGCTCGGCGGGCGAGCGCTTGTGGTCGGTGTGCAGGTAGTTGCGGAAGCCGTCGGCCGAGGGCTCGAGGTAGCCGAACGAGTGCAGGTCGGTGGTTTCCTCGGTGGCGTCGGTCCGGCCGGGGGTAAACGGCACGGTCACGTCGTGGCCCGCCTTGCGGGCGGCTTCTTCCACCGCGGCGACACCGCCGAGCACCACCAGGTCGGCAAACGAGACCTTCTTGTTGCCGGACTGCTTGGCGTTGAAGTCGGCTTGCACCTTCTCCAGCACCGGGATCACCATGGCGAGCACGGCCGGGTCGTTGGCGTCCCAGTCCTTCTGCGGCGCGAGACGGAGGCGGCCGCCGTTGGCGCCACCCCGCATGTCGGTGCCGCGGAAGCTCGACGCGGCCGCCCAGGCGGTGGCCACGTACTGCGAGATCGACGGGCCGGCGGCAAGCAGCGTGGCCTTGAGTTCAGCGACGTCGGCGTCGTCCACGAGCTCGTGGTCCACCGCCGGGACGGGGTCTTGCCACAGCTGCGGCTCGGGCACTTCCGAGCCGACCAAGCGGGCGTGGGGGCCCATGTCGCGGTGGGTCAGCTTGTACCAGGCGCGGGCGAAGGCGTCGGCAAACTGGTCGGGGTTTTCGTGGAAGCGGCGCGAGATGGGCTCGTAGATCGGGTCCATCCGCAGGGCCATGTCGGTGGTGAACATGATCGGCGCGGTGCTCTCTTCGGAGCCGTGGGGCGCGGGGACCATGTCGTCGGCTTCGGGCTTGGAGGGCACCCACTGCCACGCACCGGCCGGGCTCTTGGCGAGGTCCCAGTCGTACTTGAACAGCATGTCGAAGTAGCCGTTGTCCCACTTGGTGGGGTTGGGGGTCCAGGCGCCTTCGAGGCCGGAGGTGATGGTGTCGTTGCCCTGGCCGGACTGGTAGCTGTTCTTCCAGCCGAAGCCCTGGGCTTCGATCGCTTCGCCTTCGGGGGCGGGGCCGACGTACTCGGCGTCGCTCGCGGCGCCGTGGGCCTTACCGAAGGTGTGGCCGCCGGCGATCAGGGCGACGGTCTCTTCGTCGTTCATCGCCATGCGGGCGAAGGTTTCGCGGATGTCACGGCCAGCGGCGATCGCGCTGGGCTCACCGTTCGGGCCTTCGGGATTAACGTAGATCAGGCCCATCTGCACCGCACCCAGCGGCGTCTCGAGGATACGGTCGCCGGTGTAGCGTTCGTCGGCGAGCCATTCCTTCTCGGGGCCCCAGTACACGTCTTCTTCGGGTTCCCAGACATCCGCTCGGCCGCCGGCGAAGCCGAAGGTCTTGAAGCCCATCGACTCGAGCGCAACGTTACCCACGAGGATCATCAGGTCGGCCCAGGACAGCTTGCGGCCGTACTTCGCCTTGATCGGCCAGAGCAGGCGGCGGGCCTTGTCGAGGTTGGCGTTGTCGGGCCAGGAGTTGAGCGGGGCGAAGCGGTGCGAGCCCGAGCCCGCGCCGCCGCGGCCATCAAACACGCGGTAGGTGCCGGCCGAGTGCCAGGCGAGGCGGATCATCAGCGGGCCGTAGTGGCCCCAGTCGGCGGGCCACCAGTCCTGGCTGGTGGTCAGGACCTCTTCGATGTCTTTCTTCACCGTGGGCAGGTCGAGCGTCTGGAACTCCGCGGCGTAGTCGAAGTCTTCCTCCATCGGGTCGATGTGAGGCGAGTTCTGCTTGAGCACGCGCAGGTTGATCTGGTCGGGCCACCAGCGGTGGTTTGCACCCGAGCCGACGGTGTCGGCCTGCGGGGCGTTGGCACTGAGGTACGGGCATTGGCTGGCGTCGGACGAGGGCGTGTCGGGCATGGCGGGTTCCTTCCGAATTGAGGCGATGGATGAAAAGACGTCGCCCGCACCACCCCCCCGATGGCACCAACGACGTCGCACTAAATATAGAGCATTCCGGTCGATTCTGGTGATAATCAAGCCATATCATTTATCTATAAATATGATAATCTTGGACTATCAATGGAAATCCACCAACTTCGCTACTTCCTGGCCGTGGCCGAGCAGGGCGGGATGCGTCAGGCCGCCCGGGTCTGCCACGTCACCCAGCCGACCTTGAGCATGCAGATACAGAAACTCGAAGACGAGCTGGGGCACCGGCTGTTTGACCGCTCGTCCCGGGGGACCGAGCTCACCGAGGCGGGCCGGTCGCTGCTGCCTCGGGCGCGGAAGATCCTCGGCGAGCTGTCGGTCACGCTCGACACCGTCCGCGCCGACGTCGAGCGTGGGCGTGGCCGGCTGCGTGTCGGCGCGATCCCGACGATCGCGCCGTTTCTGTTGCCGCCCGCCGTGCGCCGGTTCCAGAAGCAAAACCCCGAGGCCGAGCTGGTCATCGCCGAGGACGTCACTGCGAGCCTCATCGAGGAACTCGTCGCCTCACGGCTGGACCTGGCGTTCATGAGCCTGCCCCTCGACGACGAACGCATCACCTTTGAACACCTCTTCGACGAACCGCTCTCGGTGGTTATGGCCAAGGAAGACCCCTTGGCCGAGCGTAAGACCGTTCGGCCGAACGACCTGGTCGACCGCCCCCCCATCGTGCTGCACGACATGCACTGTCTGGGTCAGCGGGTGCAGGCCTACTGCGAGGTCATCGGATTGGGCGAGCACGAGCAGTGGAAAGCCGCGCAGCTCGCGACCGTGCAGGAATGGGTTGCGCTCGGGCTGGGGGTTTCGCTGTTACCGCGCATGGTGGCCGAGCGCGACCGGTCGGCGAAGCGGGTGTACCGCCCGCTGGCCAAGCCCGTGCCGACGCGGGCGGTGGTCGCGGCGCACCGGGCCGATCGGCCGTTGTCGGTCTTAGGCCGGTCGTTGGTCGACGCGGTGATGCAGGATTGAACGCGTGTTGGCGTTTACCCCCCTCCCTGGAGGGAGGGGTTGGGGGAGGGTGCTGAGAACTCGGCGAATGTCGAAGACTCGACACCCCCACCCAACCTCCCCCTCAAGGGGGAGGAGTAAAGAAGGCGTTAAACGCGCCCACCGCCGTCTGGCGATCGTATAGTTTGGATGCATGAAGATCGCCTTTTTCAACACCAAACGGTACGACCGCCGGTTCTTCGACGCGGCCAATGCGCAGCATGGCCACGACATCACCTACCTCGATCCGCGGCTCGAGGTGAACTCGGCCGTGATCGCCGCCGGTCACGACGCGGCGTGTCTGTTCGTGAACGACGACGGCTCGGCCGCGGTCATCGAGGTCCTCGCCGAGCAGGGCATCAAGCACCTGGCGCTGCGCTCGGCGGGGTTCAACCACGTCGACCTCAAGGCCGCCGAGCAGGCGGTCATAACCGTCTGCCGGGTGCCGGCCTACTCGCCGCACGGCGTGGCCGAGCACGCGATCGCGCTGATGATGACGCTCAACCGCATGACCCACCGCGCGTTCAACCGGGTGCGCGAAAGCAACTTCGCGCTCGAAGGCTTACTCGGTTTCGAGATGCACGGTCGAACGGCCGGCGTCGTGGGGACCGGCAAGATCGGTGCGGCGGCGGCACGCATCCTCGCGGGTTTCGGCTGCCGGGTGCTCGCCTACGACGTTTACGAAAACGACGAGCTCAAAGCCCTCGGCGTCGAATACGTCACGCTCGATGAGCTCTTCGCCCAGAGCGAGATCATCACGCTGCACTGCCCGCTGATGCCCGAGACCGAACACCTGATCAACGCCGACACGCTCGCTCAGATGCAAGACGGCGTCATGCTCATCAATACCAGTCGGGGCAAACTCATCCACACCGACTCGGTGATCGACGCGCTCAAGACCGGACGCGTCGGCCACCTGGGCCTGGACGTCTACGAGGAAGAAGACGAGCTCTTCTTCGAGGACCACTCCGGCGACATCCTGCAGGACGACGAGTTCGCCCGCCTGCTGACGTTCCCCAACGTGCTCATCACCGGCCACCAGGCCTTCTTCACCCGGCACGCGCTGGAAGAAATCGCCAGCGTCACGCTGACGAATCTCACGCAACTTGAGCGCGGCAAACCCTGTCCCAATACACTCGCCTCCTGGTAAGCGGCGAGTGTACGGAGGCGGGTTTACGCCGTACCTGCGGGTACCTCATCCCAGGAAGGCAGCGGATCTTCGAGATCGGTCCAACCCTTGGGGCCTTCGGCCTTTTCGCTTTCGGTCAGCAGACATTCGTTCAGGGCCAGGGTGACCTTTTCTTTATCGAGGCCGATGCCGATGAAGACGATCTCCTGCCGGCAGTCGCCGCCGCTGGCTTCGTCCCACTTGGACTCGATCCACTCGCGGGTCTCGGGGTCGTCGGGCCAGTTCTCCTTGGGCACGGAGGCGAACCAGTAGCCGGCCCGCTCGATGGTCAGGCTCTTGCCAGCCGAGTTCCACATCGCGCAGAACTGCGGACGCGTCGCCATCCACGAATAGCCCTTGCTGCGGACGATGCCGGACATCATGCCGTTTTGGATCGCGTCGAGCAGCCGCTTAGGGTGGAAGGGCCGGCGGGCGTGGTACACGAAACTGGAGATGCCGTATTCCTCGGTCTCGGGGACGTGGTCGCCGTTGAGTTCCTTGAGCCAGCCGGGCATCGCGGCGGCTTTTTCTTCGTCGTAGAGGTTGGTCGCGATGATGTCGGTCGGCGAGACCGCGCCGCGGTCGGCGTGGATGATGCGTGCTTCGGGGTTGAGTTTCTTCAGCACGCCTTCCAGCCGTTTCACGACTTCCGGGCCGGCGTCTTTGACCTTGTTCACCACGATCACATTGGCGAACTCGACCTGGTCGGTGAGGAGGTCGACGACGTTGCGCTCGTCTTCCTCGCCCATGGCCTGGCCGCGGTCGAGCAGGCCGTCTTCGGTGTTGAAGTCGTCAAAGAAGTTCATCGCGTCGACCACGGTGACCATCGTGTCGAGCTCGGCGACGTCGCCGAGCGAGATGCCCTGCTCGTCACGGAAGCTGAAGGTCGTCGCGACGGGCATGGGCTCGCTGATGCCGGTGCTCTCGATGAGCAGGTAGTCGAACCGACCCTCGCGGGCCAGCTTGGCCACCTCGA
Protein-coding regions in this window:
- the zigA gene encoding zinc metallochaperone GTPase ZigA, coding for MFGRSSQPTKKLPVTVLSGYLGAGKTTMLNHVLSNREGMRVAVIVNDMSEVNIDANLVRDGGAALSRTDETMVEMTNGCICCTLREDLIIEVAKLAREGRFDYLLIESTGISEPMPVATTFSFRDEQGISLGDVAELDTMVTVVDAMNFFDDFNTEDGLLDRGQAMGEEDERNVVDLLTDQVEFANVIVVNKVKDAGPEVVKRLEGVLKKLNPEARIIHADRGAVSPTDIIATNLYDEEKAAAMPGWLKELNGDHVPETEEYGISSFVYHARRPFHPKRLLDAIQNGMMSGIVRSKGYSWMATRPQFCAMWNSAGKSLTIERAGYWFASVPKENWPDDPETREWIESKWDEASGGDCRQEIVFIGIGLDKEKVTLALNECLLTESEKAEGPKGWTDLEDPLPSWDEVPAGTA
- a CDS encoding 2-hydroxyacid dehydrogenase, producing MKIAFFNTKRYDRRFFDAANAQHGHDITYLDPRLEVNSAVIAAGHDAACLFVNDDGSAAVIEVLAEQGIKHLALRSAGFNHVDLKAAEQAVITVCRVPAYSPHGVAEHAIALMMTLNRMTHRAFNRVRESNFALEGLLGFEMHGRTAGVVGTGKIGAAAARILAGFGCRVLAYDVYENDELKALGVEYVTLDELFAQSEIITLHCPLMPETEHLINADTLAQMQDGVMLINTSRGKLIHTDSVIDALKTGRVGHLGLDVYEEEDELFFEDHSGDILQDDEFARLLTFPNVLITGHQAFFTRHALEEIASVTLTNLTQLERGKPCPNTLASW
- the katG gene encoding catalase/peroxidase HPI, with the protein product MPDTPSSDASQCPYLSANAPQADTVGSGANHRWWPDQINLRVLKQNSPHIDPMEEDFDYAAEFQTLDLPTVKKDIEEVLTTSQDWWPADWGHYGPLMIRLAWHSAGTYRVFDGRGGAGSGSHRFAPLNSWPDNANLDKARRLLWPIKAKYGRKLSWADLMILVGNVALESMGFKTFGFAGGRADVWEPEEDVYWGPEKEWLADERYTGDRILETPLGAVQMGLIYVNPEGPNGEPSAIAAGRDIRETFARMAMNDEETVALIAGGHTFGKAHGAASDAEYVGPAPEGEAIEAQGFGWKNSYQSGQGNDTITSGLEGAWTPNPTKWDNGYFDMLFKYDWDLAKSPAGAWQWVPSKPEADDMVPAPHGSEESTAPIMFTTDMALRMDPIYEPISRRFHENPDQFADAFARAWYKLTHRDMGPHARLVGSEVPEPQLWQDPVPAVDHELVDDADVAELKATLLAAGPSISQYVATAWAAASSFRGTDMRGGANGGRLRLAPQKDWDANDPAVLAMVIPVLEKVQADFNAKQSGNKKVSFADLVVLGGVAAVEEAARKAGHDVTVPFTPGRTDATEETTDLHSFGYLEPSADGFRNYLHTDHKRSPAELLIDKANLLTLTVPEMTVLLGGLRVLGANTGQSKLGVFTDQPGTLTNDFFVNLLDMGTKWAVSSRCEHFLEGRDASGEIKWTATEADLVFGSNSQLRALAEVYACDDAKAKFVKDFVAAWDKVMNLDRFELD
- a CDS encoding LysR family transcriptional regulator gives rise to the protein MEIHQLRYFLAVAEQGGMRQAARVCHVTQPTLSMQIQKLEDELGHRLFDRSSRGTELTEAGRSLLPRARKILGELSVTLDTVRADVERGRGRLRVGAIPTIAPFLLPPAVRRFQKQNPEAELVIAEDVTASLIEELVASRLDLAFMSLPLDDERITFEHLFDEPLSVVMAKEDPLAERKTVRPNDLVDRPPIVLHDMHCLGQRVQAYCEVIGLGEHEQWKAAQLATVQEWVALGLGVSLLPRMVAERDRSAKRVYRPLAKPVPTRAVVAAHRADRPLSVLGRSLVDAVMQD